The window CTTGATCTCAAACTTCGCGCCGGGGGAGGAGAACATGGGCTCCAAGGCAGCGATTGCTGCGTCGCGACCGTCGGCAATGCCAGGATTGTGCTGGATATAGTCCGGTTCGACATAGGTTTCGAACGCGCGCCTTACGTCCTTCTCTTCATAAAAGACCCTCGCAAACGCTTGTACGATCTTGCGATTTTGCTCCGTCGTCTTTTCAGCGCCCGAGCAGGCCCCAAGTGCTGGTAGCAGCGCCAAGGCAGCGAAAACGGCCTTCATGAAGACTCTGCCGCTCGCAGGCTGCGTATTGCCGCAACCTTGACCGCATCGATGCGAAAGGTTCCGACCAGCCAAGCCATTGTCCCGCCGGCAAGTGCAATCAACGTCAGCACGAACCAGGCAAGCGCGCGAACCTTTTCGGGGGGCATTGCTTCCACCGGCAGCCCGACGGGAAATGCGATCAAGCCCAGGAAAGAGCCTGCCAGCAGCGCAACTGCACCGCTACCAAGCTGCAATCCTATGAACATGAAGCTGGCTACGGTGCCCTGCGCCGCGTGACCCGTGTTGTATTCGTGTTCATCGCCGATCTCGTAAGTCACGACGTTGAAAGGCACGACGTAAAGACCATAGGCGAGCCCGCCGAGGAAACGAAGTGAGCCAATCAGAAGGCCAATTGCCGCTGACCCTGCTGCAGGAGCTATGCCCGAGAGCGGCAAAAGAATTGCCAGTCCCTGCGCAGAGAAAAATGCCGTCAGACCCAGTGTCATTGCCCGCCGGCTGCTGAACATCTTCAGAAACAATGGGGAAAGAAACATTGCGAAAACCGAGCCAAATGTTGCCGCCATGAGCAACCGCGGCGTCCATGTCGGATCAAGCTGCCAGAAATAAGTCGCAAGATGCAGCGACAGCTGGTTGATTACCGAATTGACGAACAGCACGAGGAAAGCCACCGCAAGAAGCTTGCCGACATTGGGGGTGATCTTCATTGCCCCAATGAGCGTCTGCAACACTGCAACAGGGCCAGTGTGCGCGCCGTTTACCGTTGGCGACCTGTCTGCCGCCTCGACCAATCGGGCGCGTCGCATGGTTCCGAGCGCACCAATCAGCATCAGTGCGCCGCCAAGTCCCGCGACGAACAGACCGAAACCTGGGTAGGGTGCCGGGTTCAGCTGCGGGCGCGGGAAGGCAGCGGTGTGAACGAAGAACACCCCGAAAGCGATAGCCGGAACGGTCAGGATGATCAGTTGGTTTCCCATGTTGCGCAGCACCGCGACAAGCCGGCGCTCCTGCTCATCGCTCGTCAATTCTCCGCCAAGGGCATAGGCTGGCACAGTCCAGAACGAAATGCCGCAGCGCGCCAGGAGGCCCCAGCCGAGCAGCCACGCAAGGATCTGCATCTGCGCCATCCCTGTCGGGGGTGCGAAGACCATTGCAATGCCGATCGTGAAAGGCAGAATTGCCGCAAACATGAGGCTGTGTCGCCGTCCCAAACGGGTCCCGGTGAGCCGATCGGACAATGCGCCAATCCACGGATCGACCAGCGTATCGAAGACAATGATGATTGAGATTGCAAGGCCGATCAGCCAGCCAGAGAGCCCCACCACCTGAGCATAGAAGAACAAGACAAAGGCATCCCAGGCGAAACTCTTGAGCAGTTCCGGCATGGCGCAGATCATCCAGGCCAGACGCTCCGGCCAGCTGAGGCGCTGCTGCATTGGCAGGGCTTGCGCCATGGCCGCTTCTCCCGATCGAGCGCGGCTTATGCTTCCGCGCCTAAATTAGAACACGGATTATTATAAGCATTTTAAAGATTGTCAATTGGCCCGGAAATAAGCGAGGCACATGCGCCCGAGTTCGCGCTTGAGCAGGTTCCAATCATAGTCATGGACTGCCTCTCCGCTTGATCCAAGACTCAGTTGGCGGGCCAGTGTGGCGAAGACGATGTGGTAGGCCGACTGAGCCTTGACCCTCGGGTCG of the Aquisediminimonas profunda genome contains:
- a CDS encoding nuclear transport factor 2 family protein, giving the protein MKAVFAALALLPALGACSGAEKTTEQNRKIVQAFARVFYEEKDVRRAFETYVEPDYIQHNPGIADGRDAAIAALEPMFSSPGAKFEIKRILVDGDMAVIHLFGRGDPATKGAAVADFYRLKNGKIVEHWDILQPMPDTSANPHPMF
- a CDS encoding MFS transporter encodes the protein MAQALPMQQRLSWPERLAWMICAMPELLKSFAWDAFVLFFYAQVVGLSGWLIGLAISIIIVFDTLVDPWIGALSDRLTGTRLGRRHSLMFAAILPFTIGIAMVFAPPTGMAQMQILAWLLGWGLLARCGISFWTVPAYALGGELTSDEQERRLVAVLRNMGNQLIILTVPAIAFGVFFVHTAAFPRPQLNPAPYPGFGLFVAGLGGALMLIGALGTMRRARLVEAADRSPTVNGAHTGPVAVLQTLIGAMKITPNVGKLLAVAFLVLFVNSVINQLSLHLATYFWQLDPTWTPRLLMAATFGSVFAMFLSPLFLKMFSSRRAMTLGLTAFFSAQGLAILLPLSGIAPAAGSAAIGLLIGSLRFLGGLAYGLYVVPFNVVTYEIGDEHEYNTGHAAQGTVASFMFIGLQLGSGAVALLAGSFLGLIAFPVGLPVEAMPPEKVRALAWFVLTLIALAGGTMAWLVGTFRIDAVKVAAIRSLRAAESS